One window of Pyxicephalus adspersus chromosome 4, UCB_Pads_2.0, whole genome shotgun sequence genomic DNA carries:
- the POMC gene encoding pro-opiomelanocortin, which translates to MLQPVWSCILAILGVFIFHVGEVQSQCWESNKCTDLSSEDGILECIKACKMDLSAESPVFPGNGHMQPLSENIRKYVMSHFRWNKFGRRNSTGSENNNNNNNNNNPGYKREDISNYPIFNLFPGSDNQDGPMEEAADRQDNKRSYSMEHFRWGKPVGKKRRPIKVFPTDAEDESSESYPIELRRELSLEFDYPDTNSEEDLDDGELLDSPAKKDRKYKMHHFRWEGPPKDKRYGGFMTPERSQTPLMTLFKNAIIKNAHKKGQ; encoded by the exons ATGTTGCAGCCAGTCTGGAGCTGTATCCTGGCAATACTTGGAGTGTTCATTTTTCACGTGGGAGAGGTTCAGAGCCAATGTTGGGAAAGCAACAAATGTACAGACCTTAGCAGCGAAGATGGCATTCTG GAATGCATCAAAGCATGCAAGATGGACCTCTCCGCAGAGTCCCCCGTCTTTCCTGGCAATGGCCACATGCAGCCCCTGTCCGAAAACATAAGAAAATACGTCATGAGCCACTTCCGCTGGAATAAATTTGGCCGAAGGAACAGCACTGGCAgtgaaaacaacaacaataacaataataacaacaatccAGGTTACAAGAGGGAAGATATCAGCAATTACCCCATATTCAACCTATTTCCTGGCAGCGACAACCAGGATGGACCAATGGAAGAGGCTGCGGATAGGCAAGACAACAAGAGGTCTTATTCCATGGAGCACTTCCGATGGGGGAAGCCTGTTGGAAAGAAAAGGAGGCCAATCAAGGTCTTCCCTACAGATGCTGAAGACGAATCCTCAGAAAGTTACCCCATCGAGCTGAGAAGAGAGCTCTCTCTAGAGTTTGACTATCCTGATACCAACTCCGAAGAAGACCTAGATGATGGGGAGCTGCTGGATAGCCCAGCTAAAAAAGACCGGAAGTACAAAATGCACCATTTCCGATGGGAGGGACCCCCCAAAGATAAACGCTACGGAGGATTCATGACCCCCGAGAGAAGCCAGACACCTTTAATGACTCTTTTCAAGAATGCCATTATTAAGAACGCCCATAAAAAGGGCCAGTAA